One Citrobacter amalonaticus genomic window carries:
- the satP gene encoding acetate uptake transporter, which translates to MGNTKLANPAPLGLMGFGMTTILLNLHNAGFFALDGIILAMGIFYGGIAQIFAGLLEYKKGNTFGLTAFTSYGSFWLTLVAILLMPKMGLTEAPNAQFLGAYLGLWGVFTLFMFFGTLTGARALQFVFLSLTVLFALLAVGNIAGNEAVIHFAGWVGLVCGASAIYLAMGEVLNEQFGRTILPIGEKH; encoded by the coding sequence ATGGGCAACACTAAGTTGGCTAACCCGGCACCGCTGGGCCTGATGGGCTTCGGCATGACCACCATTCTGCTTAACCTGCATAACGCGGGTTTCTTCGCTCTTGACGGTATTATTCTCGCGATGGGAATTTTCTACGGCGGTATCGCGCAAATTTTTGCCGGCCTGCTGGAATACAAAAAAGGGAATACCTTCGGTTTGACCGCTTTCACCTCTTACGGCTCGTTCTGGCTGACGCTGGTTGCGATTCTGCTGATGCCGAAAATGGGTCTAACCGAAGCCCCTAATGCGCAGTTCCTCGGTGCCTACCTGGGCCTGTGGGGGGTATTCACTCTGTTTATGTTCTTCGGCACGCTGACGGGCGCACGCGCGCTGCAGTTCGTGTTCCTGAGCCTGACAGTTCTGTTCGCTCTGTTGGCGGTGGGTAACATCGCGGGTAACGAAGCCGTGATCCACTTTGCCGGCTGGGTTGGCTTAGTGTGTGGCGCCAGCGCCATTTACCTGGCGATGGGTGAAGTGCTGAACGAACAGTTTGGTCGTACCATTCTGCCGATTGGCGAAAAACACTGA